One genomic segment of Ignavibacteriota bacterium includes these proteins:
- a CDS encoding tetratricopeptide repeat protein: MKRTVSIILLFSMVLGFSAFQCSSTELTSAKLYIQQNNYDKAMESLEKEVQKNPKSDEGFYLLGFINGEKGNVPKMLENFDQSLKISNKFEKNIIESKKYHWADNFNKGVQLFNKGAKAGDTDSAKIIFDQSIEKFNNAIACEPDSADTYLNLAYAHLNKGDRDAAIVSFKKIVDLTNSAESYAQLGEIYLQKGVEIKEAGDKEKGMDYFNQAIGVLEKGRKEHPANGDILLLLSNSYIAAEKLDVAKDAFKAGVEQEPENKIYRYNYGSLLLNANEYPEAEVQLKKAIELDANYENALYNLAVTYVKWGATIREDAEAKETKSEEYKTKFEAALPLLEKFLTLNEKEGAVWDLLGKVYANLGMGAKSEEAFKKADMYK, from the coding sequence ATGAAGAGGACTGTAAGCATAATTTTATTATTTTCAATGGTATTGGGATTCTCCGCATTTCAATGTTCATCAACTGAATTAACAAGTGCAAAACTTTATATTCAACAGAACAATTATGATAAAGCGATGGAATCTTTAGAAAAGGAAGTTCAGAAAAATCCTAAAAGCGATGAAGGTTTTTATTTACTTGGATTCATAAATGGTGAAAAAGGAAACGTTCCAAAAATGTTGGAAAATTTTGATCAATCATTGAAAATCAGTAATAAATTTGAAAAGAATATTATTGAATCAAAAAAATATCATTGGGCTGATAATTTTAATAAAGGCGTTCAACTTTTTAATAAAGGTGCAAAAGCCGGTGATACGGATAGTGCAAAAATAATTTTTGATCAGTCAATTGAAAAATTCAACAATGCAATTGCATGCGAACCGGATTCCGCAGATACATATTTAAATTTAGCTTATGCTCATTTAAATAAAGGTGATAGAGATGCAGCAATTGTTTCGTTCAAGAAAATTGTTGATTTAACTAATAGTGCCGAATCATATGCACAGCTTGGAGAAATTTATCTTCAAAAAGGTGTAGAAATTAAAGAAGCTGGTGATAAAGAAAAAGGAATGGATTATTTTAATCAAGCAATTGGAGTTTTAGAAAAAGGCAGAAAAGAACATCCGGCAAATGGCGATATTTTATTGCTTCTTTCAAATTCATATATTGCTGCTGAAAAATTAGATGTTGCAAAAGATGCTTTCAAAGCCGGTGTGGAACAAGAACCGGAAAATAAAATTTACAGATATAATTACGGTTCATTATTGTTAAATGCTAATGAATATCCGGAAGCTGAAGTTCAGTTGAAAAAAGCTATTGAATTAGATGCAAATTATGAAAATGCTCTTTATAATTTGGCTGTAACTTATGTTAAATGGGGAGCAACAATTAGAGAAGATGCTGAAGCAAAAGAAACAAAATCTGAAGAATATAAGACAAAATTTGAAGCTGCATTACCATTACTTGAAAAATTCCTTACACTTAATGAAAAAGAAGGGGCAGTTTGGGATTTATTAGGTAAAGTTTACGCAAATCTTGGCATGGGTGCAAAATCTGAAGAAGCATTTAAGAAAGCAGATATGTACAAATAA
- a CDS encoding DUF3467 domain-containing protein produces MEKNNENKAQQINIELGEKEAEGIYSNLAIITHSPAEFIIDFTRVVPGVPKAKVHARIITTPQHAKMLLKALQDNISKFEKRFGEINIEGQSSPQFGFPNLNKDERIN; encoded by the coding sequence ATGGAAAAAAACAACGAAAATAAAGCGCAGCAAATTAACATTGAATTAGGTGAAAAAGAAGCTGAAGGAATTTATTCCAATTTAGCAATAATTACTCATTCACCGGCAGAGTTTATTATAGATTTTACTCGTGTTGTACCTGGTGTACCTAAAGCAAAAGTACATGCAAGAATTATTACAACTCCGCAGCACGCAAAAATGTTGTTAAAAGCTTTGCAAGATAATATTTCAAAGTTTGAAAAAAGGTTTGGAGAAATTAATATTGAAGGACAATCATCTCCGCAATTTGGATTTCCTAATCTTAACAAAGATGAAAGAATAAATTAA
- a CDS encoding T9SS type A sorting domain-containing protein: protein MKLSVKFTFLFLLNFSYLLIYAQDSNHVNYSLWLEKPVSFGTIDTKVDEGSFKEGEGFTIPETVLPSSPIDFSMYQDLYNALTGGIFSLEYGALDNDIIMKIFIRNLEQNANTYLNLGIDDDTLFSYFEIRIWELPDSNFYPEEASYYFNEGFHANFSLPKSDYLKNFLNLTGIGTNDSLAFAFLEEETINSKKVDDWNLEGIQTFETEDSVKFKAIHLSRIGGGRKRTIVNPNTDTTTGIKINQLEGIPQNFELYQNYPNPFNPSTKIKFSIPQTRTNFTSNILIKVYDILGREITTLLNERKQSGNYEITFNSSSLIGNKGITSGIYFYTMQVDDLRFTRKMILTK from the coding sequence ATGAAATTATCAGTAAAATTTACATTTTTATTTTTACTTAACTTTTCTTATCTATTAATATATGCGCAGGATTCCAACCATGTAAATTATAGTTTGTGGTTAGAGAAACCAGTGAGCTTCGGCACAATTGATACAAAAGTTGACGAAGGTTCATTTAAAGAAGGTGAAGGATTTACAATTCCGGAAACCGTACTTCCGTCAAGTCCAATCGATTTTTCAATGTATCAAGATTTATATAATGCATTAACCGGAGGAATTTTTAGTTTAGAATATGGCGCATTAGATAATGATATAATTATGAAAATCTTTATTAGGAATTTAGAACAAAATGCTAATACATATTTAAATTTAGGCATTGATGATGATACATTATTCTCTTACTTTGAAATAAGAATTTGGGAATTGCCGGATTCTAATTTCTATCCCGAAGAAGCAAGTTATTATTTTAACGAAGGATTTCATGCAAATTTTTCTCTTCCAAAATCTGATTATTTAAAGAACTTTTTAAATCTAACCGGAATAGGAACTAATGATAGTTTAGCATTTGCATTTTTAGAAGAAGAGACAATAAATTCTAAAAAAGTTGATGATTGGAACTTAGAAGGAATTCAAACTTTTGAAACAGAAGATTCGGTAAAATTTAAAGCAATTCATCTTTCACGCATTGGCGGCGGGCGCAAACGAACAATTGTAAATCCAAATACTGATACAACTACCGGAATAAAAATAAATCAGTTGGAAGGAATTCCACAAAATTTTGAACTTTATCAAAATTATCCAAACCCATTTAATCCAAGTACAAAAATTAAATTTTCAATTCCTCAGACAAGAACAAATTTTACTTCAAATATTTTAATAAAAGTCTATGATATTCTTGGCAGAGAAATTACAACATTATTAAATGAAAGAAAACAATCTGGAAATTATGAAATAACTTTTAATTCATCTTCCTTAATCGGCAATAAAGGAATTACAAGCGGAATTTATTTTTATACAATGCAAGTTGATGATTTAAGATTTACGCGAAAAATGATTCTTACAAAATAA
- the lptG gene encoding LPS export ABC transporter permease LptG, with amino-acid sequence MFSKNLFPKVGELILKIIDRYIIKQFIQTVLFGLLTFTLIFVVIDMMEKLDDFIDANAHSKIVIEYYIVFIPEIIRLMLPVSVLLGGLFTVGKLSNQNELTAIKSSGVSFYRFTLPFMSTALLISLIAIYFGGYVVPEANKQRIFIEQNYLNKNMISSGSNIYFQDSATRIVTITYFNVKMGKANRVSIQEFDEKDITKMISRIDAQSMSFDSTKNIWQLNEGVQRFFFGGKDSVFNFEKLEVGFLSFTPEEILQKQKIPDEMTLDELKKYASEQLNAGTDPTRIEIEYHSRIAFAFASFVVIMFGLTISANKRKGGTAIQFGINVLLTFVYLVFMKVSQAFGKNGVFNPLITAWLANIIFFLAGIFNLIRIKK; translated from the coding sequence ATTTTCTCAAAAAATTTATTCCCAAAAGTTGGAGAATTAATTCTGAAAATAATTGATAGATATATTATTAAGCAATTTATTCAAACTGTACTTTTTGGTTTGCTAACTTTCACATTAATATTTGTTGTAATCGATATGATGGAAAAGTTGGATGATTTTATTGACGCAAACGCACATTCGAAAATTGTTATAGAATATTACATAGTTTTTATCCCGGAAATAATTCGATTAATGCTTCCGGTTTCCGTATTGTTAGGCGGACTTTTCACAGTTGGTAAATTATCAAATCAAAATGAACTTACGGCAATTAAATCAAGCGGAGTAAGCTTTTACAGATTCACATTGCCATTTATGTCAACTGCATTACTAATAAGTTTAATTGCAATTTATTTTGGCGGATATGTTGTTCCCGAGGCAAACAAACAAAGGATTTTTATCGAGCAAAATTATCTTAACAAAAATATGATAAGTTCCGGAAGCAATATTTATTTTCAAGATTCTGCAACACGAATTGTAACGATAACTTATTTTAATGTTAAGATGGGAAAAGCAAATAGAGTAAGCATTCAAGAGTTTGATGAAAAAGATATCACGAAAATGATTTCAAGAATTGATGCACAATCAATGAGTTTTGATTCGACTAAAAATATTTGGCAATTGAATGAGGGCGTACAAAGATTTTTCTTTGGCGGGAAAGATTCTGTATTCAATTTTGAAAAATTGGAAGTTGGTTTTCTAAGTTTTACTCCTGAAGAAATATTACAGAAACAAAAAATTCCGGATGAAATGACTTTGGATGAATTAAAAAAATATGCTTCGGAACAGCTAAATGCCGGAACTGATCCGACAAGAATTGAAATTGAATATCATTCAAGGATTGCTTTTGCTTTTGCAAGTTTTGTTGTTATAATGTTTGGATTAACAATTTCAGCCAATAAACGTAAGGGCGGAACGGCAATTCAATTTGGAATAAATGTTTTGCTGACTTTTGTTTATTTGGTATTCATGAAAGTTAGTCAAGCATTTGGTAAGAACGGAGTTTTTAATCCTTTAATTACCGCTTGGCTTGCAAATATTATTTTTTTCTTGGCTGGAATTTTTAATTTGATAAGAATTAAAAAATAA
- a CDS encoding LptF/LptG family permease, whose translation MILFRYISKNLLLPFLFALFTLMSVFILQFLMKIADKLVGKGLSFIVISKLIIYSLSWMFVLAVPMAVLIATLMAFGSMAQNNEVAIMKASGISLYKMMIPPFIGSILIAFLLIQFNNNVYPEANHALRVLTQDISNQKPTLSLVPGVFSQEMPRYSLLAREVNPETNELKNLTIYDYSSAQSYNVVTAQRGEIYFTADKRKLILNLFDGEIHTSNINNLKPYRKLEFKNHTIAMEADQFSLRESALGGRRGDRELGAPAILALADSIGKLNEIEIKHLDKQITSEFLKDTTHFSSIEKRNRNYRISLFHVEDKIRATKNLLSPVLRRIDSNEKRMNSYWVEIHKKYSIPFACIVFVLIGAPLGTMTRKGGFGVAAGISLGFFLIYWAFLIGGEKLSDRGLLSPFLGTWTANIVLGILGIILVRKSARERVELNLDFLKKFIPKSWRINSENN comes from the coding sequence ATGATTTTATTTCGATATATATCAAAAAATTTACTGCTGCCTTTTTTATTTGCATTGTTTACGTTAATGTCAGTTTTCATACTTCAATTTTTAATGAAAATTGCCGATAAGCTTGTGGGCAAAGGTTTAAGCTTTATTGTGATTTCAAAATTAATAATTTACAGTTTAAGCTGGATGTTTGTTCTTGCTGTTCCGATGGCAGTTTTAATCGCAACACTTATGGCTTTTGGAAGCATGGCACAAAATAATGAAGTTGCAATTATGAAAGCATCCGGAATTAGTTTATACAAAATGATGATTCCGCCATTTATAGGAAGTATCTTAATTGCATTTCTATTAATTCAGTTTAACAATAATGTTTACCCCGAAGCAAATCATGCGTTAAGAGTTTTAACTCAAGATATATCAAATCAAAAACCAACATTATCTTTAGTGCCGGGAGTTTTTTCTCAAGAAATGCCAAGATATTCTTTATTGGCGCGCGAAGTAAATCCGGAAACTAATGAATTGAAAAATCTTACAATTTATGATTATTCATCTGCTCAAAGTTATAATGTTGTAACTGCTCAACGCGGTGAAATTTATTTTACAGCAGATAAAAGAAAATTAATTTTAAATTTGTTTGATGGAGAAATTCATACATCAAATATTAATAATTTGAAACCATATAGAAAATTGGAATTTAAGAATCACACAATTGCAATGGAGGCAGATCAATTCTCGCTTAGAGAATCTGCGCTTGGCGGAAGACGCGGCGATAGAGAACTTGGAGCTCCGGCAATTTTAGCATTGGCTGATAGCATCGGAAAATTAAATGAGATAGAAATAAAACATCTCGATAAACAAATTACTTCTGAATTTTTAAAGGATACAACTCACTTTTCAAGTATTGAAAAAAGAAATAGAAATTATAGAATTAGCCTTTTTCATGTTGAAGATAAAATTAGAGCGACAAAAAATTTACTTTCGCCGGTTCTAAGAAGAATTGACTCAAATGAAAAAAGAATGAACAGCTATTGGGTTGAAATACACAAAAAATATTCAATTCCTTTTGCGTGCATTGTGTTTGTACTTATTGGTGCGCCGCTTGGAACTATGACGAGAAAAGGAGGATTTGGTGTTGCCGCCGGAATTAGTTTGGGTTTCTTCCTTATTTATTGGGCTTTTTTAATTGGCGGAGAAAAACTTTCTGATAGAGGTTTACTGTCTCCATTTTTGGGAACTTGGACAGCCAACATTGTTTTAGGAATTCTTGGAATTATTTTAGTTAGAAAAAGTGCGCGTGAAAGAGTTGAACTTAATTTAGATTTTCTCAAAAAATTTATTCCCAAAAGTTGGAGAATTAATTCTGAAAATAATTGA
- a CDS encoding dipeptidase, whose amino-acid sequence MEAVLNYIKNNKENYISELKDYLRIPSISTLSTNKKDMINCAEFVSTKLKDAGMEKVEIFKTEGHPLVYGEWLNAQGKPTVLIYGHYDVQPVDPINLWKSDPFDPIIKDGKIWARGANDNKGQNFVHIKSVEAFMKTEQKLPVNVKFLIEGEEEIGSESLEKFLKQNKNLLKCDAVLISDTSLYAEGIPTINYGLRGLSYMEVEITGPNKDLHSGSFGGSVANPINELAKIISQLHDKNGKVTIPNFYKDVLPFTKKENENIKNLKFSETKYAKELGVSELQGEKGFNTLQRIWGRPTLDCNGIFGGFTGEGAKTVLPSKATAKISMRLVPNQNPKNIAKEFTNYIKSLAPKSVKVKVTDMHGGYPVVIPLDDPAIKAASKATEKAFGKKTVYTREGGSIPIVVDFVNQLKAPAILMGLGLDSDNIHSPNEHFSLKSFELGVLSSAYFFEEFSQLKK is encoded by the coding sequence GTGGAAGCTGTACTTAATTATATTAAGAATAATAAAGAAAATTACATCAGTGAATTGAAAGATTATTTGAGAATTCCCAGTATTTCTACTTTAAGTACTAATAAAAAAGATATGATAAATTGTGCGGAATTTGTTTCAACTAAACTTAAAGATGCCGGAATGGAAAAAGTTGAAATATTCAAAACCGAAGGTCATCCATTAGTTTATGGCGAATGGTTAAACGCACAGGGGAAACCAACAGTTTTAATTTATGGTCATTATGATGTTCAGCCGGTTGATCCAATAAATTTGTGGAAGTCTGATCCTTTTGATCCGATAATTAAAGATGGAAAAATTTGGGCTCGTGGAGCAAATGATAATAAAGGACAAAATTTTGTTCACATAAAAAGTGTTGAAGCTTTTATGAAAACTGAACAAAAGCTTCCGGTAAATGTTAAATTTTTAATTGAAGGTGAAGAAGAAATTGGAAGTGAAAGTTTAGAAAAATTTTTAAAACAAAATAAAAATTTGTTAAAGTGCGATGCTGTTTTAATTTCGGATACAAGTTTATACGCAGAAGGAATTCCCACAATTAATTATGGTTTGCGCGGATTAAGTTATATGGAAGTTGAAATTACTGGTCCGAATAAAGATTTACATTCCGGAAGTTTTGGCGGCTCAGTAGCAAATCCAATAAATGAGCTTGCAAAAATTATCAGCCAACTTCATGATAAAAATGGAAAAGTTACAATTCCAAATTTTTACAAAGATGTTCTTCCGTTTACAAAAAAAGAAAATGAAAATATTAAAAATCTAAAATTCTCTGAAACAAAATATGCAAAAGAATTAGGCGTAAGTGAATTACAAGGTGAAAAAGGATTTAATACTTTGCAAAGAATTTGGGGAAGACCAACTTTAGATTGTAACGGAATTTTCGGCGGGTTTACGGGCGAAGGAGCCAAAACTGTATTACCTTCAAAAGCGACGGCAAAAATAAGTATGCGTTTAGTTCCAAATCAAAATCCAAAAAATATTGCAAAAGAATTTACAAATTATATAAAATCACTTGCGCCAAAAAGTGTGAAAGTAAAAGTTACTGATATGCACGGTGGATATCCGGTTGTAATTCCGCTTGATGATCCGGCAATCAAAGCTGCATCAAAAGCTACGGAAAAAGCATTTGGCAAAAAAACTGTGTACACAAGAGAAGGCGGATCAATTCCAATAGTTGTTGATTTTGTTAATCAACTTAAAGCTCCGGCAATTTTAATGGGATTAGGTTTAGATTCCGATAATATACATTCACCCAATGAGCATTTTAGTTTAAAAAGTTTTGAACTTGGTGTATTAAGTTCAGCATACTTTTTTGAAGAATTTTCACAATTAAAAAAATAG
- a CDS encoding cob(I)yrinic acid a,c-diamide adenosyltransferase: protein MKIYTKTGDDGSTSLFGGTRVAKNNIRINAYGTIDELNSVIGIAIANKISVEVKYELEKIQNTLFQIGSELASPENVKSDIIKKTSEDDIKYLESLIDKFDEKLPPLNNFILPGGNKSASYLHLARTICRRVERIIVELKEKENINNNILVYLNRFSDLLFVLARYENFVTSTPEIVWKTRG from the coding sequence ATGAAAATATATACTAAAACTGGTGATGACGGAAGTACAAGTTTATTCGGCGGAACAAGGGTTGCGAAAAATAATATTAGAATAAATGCATACGGAACAATTGATGAGTTGAACTCAGTAATTGGAATAGCTATAGCAAATAAAATTAGTGTTGAAGTTAAATATGAATTAGAAAAAATTCAAAACACATTATTTCAAATCGGATCGGAACTTGCTTCACCGGAAAATGTAAAAAGCGATATCATCAAAAAAACATCGGAAGATGATATAAAATATTTGGAAAGTTTGATTGATAAGTTTGATGAAAAATTACCTCCGTTAAATAATTTTATTTTACCCGGAGGAAATAAATCGGCTTCTTATCTTCATCTTGCAAGAACAATATGCAGAAGAGTAGAAAGAATTATTGTTGAGTTGAAAGAAAAAGAAAATATAAATAATAATATATTAGTTTACTTAAATAGATTTTCTGATTTGTTATTTGTTTTAGCTCGCTATGAAAATTTTGTTACATCAACACCAGAAATAGTTTGGAAAACCCGGGGGTGA
- a CDS encoding replication-relaxation family protein, translating into MLITTKKDFFLLKQICEYNILNVDQLALINNSGRRIIQKKIAKFSKHYLVNLKQRYSSENHGRPENIISISEKGVKLLQNENLIDSKIPVERFITDKIYNIEHELLINWFRILLKKIESKCSNIKTEFISSTTPFIPLNKNGQPLITENLSLENSSVTLIPDGVFYIKSEKQNKSLLFFLEVDMEPNHFRIKDSNQTVLQPKSKIIKLIFSQKNI; encoded by the coding sequence ATGTTAATTACTACAAAGAAAGATTTCTTCTTATTAAAACAAATTTGTGAATATAATATTCTTAATGTTGATCAATTGGCATTGATAAATAATTCCGGGAGAAGAATCATTCAAAAAAAAATCGCAAAATTTTCAAAGCACTATCTGGTAAATTTAAAACAAAGATACTCTTCAGAAAATCATGGTCGTCCGGAAAATATTATTTCAATCAGCGAGAAAGGAGTTAAACTTCTTCAAAATGAAAATTTAATTGATAGCAAAATTCCAGTTGAAAGATTTATAACTGATAAAATTTATAACATTGAACATGAGTTATTAATAAATTGGTTTAGAATATTGTTAAAGAAAATCGAAAGTAAATGCTCAAATATTAAAACTGAATTTATTTCATCAACAACACCATTTATTCCGTTAAACAAAAATGGACAACCTTTAATAACTGAAAATCTATCGCTAGAAAATTCAAGTGTTACATTAATTCCCGATGGAGTTTTTTATATAAAAAGTGAAAAACAAAATAAGAGTTTACTTTTCTTTTTAGAAGTTGATATGGAACCGAATCACTTCAGAATCAAGGATTCAAATCAAACAGTATTGCAACCAAAATCCAAAATTATCAAGCTCATTTTCAGTCAAAAAAATATCTGA
- a CDS encoding ATP-binding protein, translated as MLVEDICVKLRPILGEKIDSLWRAYLVEDIDGKREIEQILNILYLDNLNTEISSDNADNLLAPPPAENVRGEYPIGEIMYAGKKLYPFCLRENDWIKHVLIVGASGSGKTNLCFQVLKNFIHKNKPFLVLDWKRNYRDIVTESFGKDIRVYTVGRDVAPFRFNPLIPPPGTSPKTWLKKLIEIIAHATFVGEGVMYLLQKALDKTYNDFGLYNNKPVVNYPTLKDLLNTIEHTDVKGRESGWMSSTLRALGALTFGETGKTFNVRQQSNMVDLLSQQVILEMDSLTNTDKIFLVESILLWIHHYRLSSPSQKREEFDHAIILEEAHHVIGKDKSDLVGGESITDVIIREIRELGESVIIIDQCPSLLSLPARGNTWCTIVLNLKDSKDVNSAASALLLESSDKKILGRLDTGQAVAKIQGRWHKPFLINVPYIPIRKGSVSDLMISDLMRPYSACSASETLTTAEERQIPQNDDQRSKEVGITSEEQILLHDIHSNKLSGVVERYRRLQWSRRKGNELKNSLLKKQLIETEEIPTKSGRVIVLKLTKIGKSNIDQPILQDIREGGITHEFWKNKYAQILKNEGFDITFEKSIGDGKYVDVVASKNDIRIAIEVETGRSDILTNIKKCLEANFDRIIVVAVNERIESKVKSLLESNDLHQNPKIILSCARRTI; from the coding sequence TTGTTAGTCGAAGATATTTGCGTAAAGTTAAGACCAATACTTGGTGAGAAAATTGATAGTCTATGGCGTGCTTATTTAGTCGAAGATATTGATGGTAAAAGAGAAATCGAACAAATTCTTAACATACTTTATTTAGACAATTTGAATACTGAAATTTCTTCAGACAATGCAGATAATTTATTAGCTCCGCCTCCGGCTGAAAACGTTCGCGGTGAATACCCTATCGGAGAAATCATGTACGCCGGTAAAAAACTCTATCCATTTTGCTTAAGAGAAAATGACTGGATAAAACACGTGCTAATAGTCGGCGCTTCGGGTTCGGGCAAAACTAATTTATGTTTTCAAGTTCTAAAGAACTTTATACATAAAAATAAACCTTTTCTTGTTTTGGATTGGAAAAGAAATTACCGGGATATTGTAACTGAAAGTTTTGGCAAGGATATTAGAGTTTATACCGTTGGAAGAGACGTTGCTCCATTTAGATTTAATCCTCTTATTCCTCCTCCAGGTACTTCTCCGAAAACTTGGTTAAAAAAGTTAATTGAAATAATTGCACATGCTACTTTTGTCGGTGAAGGAGTAATGTATTTATTACAAAAAGCTCTAGATAAAACTTACAATGATTTTGGATTATACAACAATAAACCGGTTGTAAATTATCCGACTCTAAAAGATTTACTAAATACTATTGAGCACACTGACGTTAAAGGCAGAGAATCCGGCTGGATGAGCAGTACTCTAAGAGCTCTTGGTGCCTTAACTTTTGGTGAGACCGGAAAAACATTCAATGTAAGACAACAATCAAATATGGTTGATTTATTAAGTCAACAAGTAATACTCGAGATGGATTCACTTACTAATACAGATAAAATATTTTTAGTGGAAAGTATTTTATTATGGATACATCATTACAGACTTTCATCTCCTTCTCAGAAACGTGAGGAGTTTGATCATGCAATAATACTTGAAGAAGCCCATCACGTTATCGGCAAAGATAAAAGTGATCTTGTCGGCGGTGAATCAATTACCGATGTAATTATAAGAGAAATCAGAGAACTTGGCGAATCCGTAATCATTATTGATCAATGCCCGAGTCTTTTATCCTTACCGGCTCGTGGAAATACTTGGTGTACAATTGTATTAAACCTTAAGGATTCAAAAGATGTTAACTCAGCTGCGAGTGCGCTTCTTTTAGAATCTTCTGATAAAAAAATTTTAGGAAGGCTTGACACCGGACAAGCCGTTGCTAAAATTCAAGGGAGATGGCACAAACCATTTCTCATAAATGTCCCTTATATTCCTATTAGAAAGGGCTCAGTAAGTGATCTAATGATAAGTGATCTAATGAGACCTTATTCCGCTTGTTCCGCCTCTGAAACATTAACCACTGCCGAAGAGAGACAGATTCCGCAAAATGATGACCAACGGAGTAAAGAGGTTGGAATAACCTCGGAAGAACAAATCTTACTTCATGATATTCATTCAAATAAATTATCCGGTGTAGTAGAACGTTACCGAAGATTACAATGGAGTAGAAGAAAAGGTAATGAATTAAAAAATTCATTACTCAAAAAACAACTAATTGAAACCGAAGAAATTCCAACGAAAAGCGGAAGGGTTATCGTACTTAAATTAACCAAAATTGGTAAATCAAATATCGATCAACCAATATTACAAGATATTCGTGAAGGCGGAATAACTCACGAATTCTGGAAAAATAAATATGCACAGATATTAAAGAATGAGGGTTTTGATATAACTTTTGAAAAATCAATCGGTGACGGAAAATATGTCGATGTTGTAGCATCAAAAAATGATATAAGAATAGCTATCGAAGTTGAAACCGGAAGATCCGATATTTTAACAAATATAAAAAAATGCTTGGAAGCAAATTTCGATAGAATCATTGTTGTTGCAGTCAACGAAAGAATTGAATCAAAAGTAAAGTCATTACTTGAAAGTAATGACTTACATCAAAACCCGAAAATCATTTTAAGTTGTGCAAGAAGAACTATTTAG
- a CDS encoding recombinase family protein, giving the protein MRRAFVYLRVSTGEQAKGYSLDAQFDEIKNYCENNDIQIIEKFTDSMSGTKLTERKGLMDLLDRIDVDKPNTVIATESDRISRNTLQFGWIDTHLSMKGIKLLLVNEREADSPFEKAFQKIRAVFSEFETDLRQWRINRGREKAKSNARFMNRPPFGYKVIGRDVIVDSDCKDVVVNIFEDYFDRVPIKKIAREVGKSPGSVRYILSNYFYIDSKLNGDHEVFIDVVKFEHVQVRLKFSKEFSTKR; this is encoded by the coding sequence ATGAGAAGAGCTTTTGTGTATTTAAGAGTTAGTACCGGTGAACAGGCAAAAGGTTATTCTTTGGATGCTCAATTCGATGAGATTAAAAATTATTGTGAAAATAATGATATTCAGATTATTGAAAAATTTACGGATTCAATGAGTGGAACTAAGTTAACCGAGAGAAAAGGTTTGATGGATCTTCTTGACCGTATTGATGTAGATAAGCCTAATACTGTTATTGCAACTGAATCTGACCGCATTTCAAGAAATACTTTGCAGTTTGGTTGGATTGATACTCATCTTTCTATGAAGGGAATAAAATTATTATTGGTTAATGAACGAGAGGCTGACAGCCCTTTTGAAAAAGCATTTCAAAAGATAAGGGCTGTGTTCTCAGAGTTTGAGACTGATCTTAGGCAATGGAGAATAAATCGCGGTAGAGAAAAAGCAAAGTCTAATGCCCGTTTTATGAATCGTCCTCCTTTTGGTTATAAAGTTATTGGCAGAGATGTTATTGTTGATTCTGATTGTAAGGATGTTGTAGTTAATATTTTTGAGGATTATTTTGATAGAGTTCCGATTAAGAAAATTGCTAGGGAGGTTGGTAAGAGTCCGGGTAGTGTTAGATATATTTTAAGTAATTATTTTTATATTGATTCTAAGTTGAATGGCGATCATGAGGTTTTTATTGATGTCGTTAAGTTTGAGCATGTGCAGGTCAGATTAAAATTTTCTAAAGAGTTTTCTACTAAAAGGTAG